Proteins co-encoded in one Bacillus paramycoides genomic window:
- a CDS encoding short-chain fatty acid transporter: MFRSFTNGCVALVQRFLPEPFILSCLLTVFVIFFGMFATHQTPVEMITHWGDGIWGLLAFSMQMALVLVTGSALANAPLIKKGLTKAARLPKTNGQGIIAISIVSLLGAYINWGFGIVVSVLYAKEVARQLEGLDYRLAIASSYSGFLIWHAGLSASIPLTLATGGETLIKTTAGSIKEAIPITETLFSPYALVPVIIFLVTMPLINKAMHPDEKHTITVNPSVFHEEAAAQEVGNNTFAEKMENSIIITLCVGLLGLIYIFNYFYTKGFNLTLDIVIFMLLIAGLIFHRTPIQYIRAFSDSTKSASGILLQFPFYAGIMGMMIGANSEGLSLGGAISNFFISISNETTFPLFTFLSAGIVNIFVPSGGGQWAVQAPIMIPAGAELGVPAAKTAMAIAWGDAWTNLIQPFWALPALAIAGLGARDIMGFCVVNLLYAGFIISLCFLFI, from the coding sequence TTGTTTCGTTCTTTTACAAATGGTTGCGTCGCCTTAGTGCAACGTTTCTTGCCAGAACCGTTTATTTTATCATGTTTATTAACTGTTTTTGTTATCTTCTTCGGCATGTTTGCGACTCACCAAACGCCGGTCGAGATGATCACTCATTGGGGTGATGGTATTTGGGGACTTCTCGCCTTTTCTATGCAAATGGCACTTGTACTCGTGACAGGATCTGCTTTAGCAAACGCGCCTCTTATTAAAAAAGGATTAACGAAAGCTGCAAGATTACCGAAAACGAATGGACAAGGTATTATTGCCATTTCAATCGTTAGTTTACTAGGGGCATACATAAACTGGGGATTTGGTATTGTTGTATCTGTATTATATGCAAAAGAAGTAGCAAGGCAGTTGGAAGGATTAGATTATAGACTAGCCATTGCCTCTTCCTACTCTGGATTTCTCATTTGGCATGCGGGGCTTTCTGCTTCTATTCCTCTTACGTTAGCAACTGGCGGTGAAACGTTAATTAAAACGACAGCTGGAAGTATTAAAGAAGCGATTCCAATAACAGAAACGTTATTCTCACCATACGCACTTGTACCAGTTATTATTTTTCTTGTTACAATGCCTCTCATTAATAAAGCGATGCATCCAGATGAAAAACATACGATAACTGTAAATCCTAGCGTATTCCATGAAGAAGCTGCCGCTCAAGAAGTAGGAAACAATACGTTCGCTGAAAAAATGGAAAATAGCATCATTATTACACTTTGCGTTGGCTTGTTAGGTCTTATCTATATTTTCAATTACTTTTATACGAAAGGCTTTAACCTTACGCTAGATATCGTGATTTTTATGTTATTAATTGCTGGACTTATTTTCCACCGTACTCCGATTCAATATATTCGCGCTTTTTCAGATTCTACGAAAAGTGCTTCTGGTATTTTACTTCAATTTCCGTTTTATGCAGGAATTATGGGGATGATGATTGGAGCAAATAGTGAAGGACTTTCACTTGGAGGAGCTATTTCGAATTTCTTTATTAGCATTTCAAACGAAACGACTTTCCCGCTCTTTACTTTTTTAAGTGCTGGCATCGTTAATATTTTCGTTCCATCTGGTGGCGGTCAATGGGCCGTGCAAGCACCAATTATGATTCCTGCTGGCGCTGAACTTGGTGTACCTGCAGCAAAAACAGCAATGGCAATTGCGTGGGGCGATGCTTGGACAAATTTAATTCAACCTTTCTGGGCATTACCCGCATTAGCGATAGCTGGTTTAGGTGCTCGTGACATTATGGGATTTTGCGTTGTTAACTTACTATATGCAGGATTTATCATTAGTCTATGTTTCTTATTTATTTAA
- a CDS encoding group-specific protein, with the protein MNEMKRIINCCNYDNKLFRTYINCLIQLKKCSETFQQIQIQLRNDYLIRGICEREVDELVRGSKEYEAYFLPKALQWNFLKKNPHLIEQVCGDFFAFEALHLTEIEWENVINCMGNK; encoded by the coding sequence ATGAATGAAATGAAACGTATTATAAATTGTTGTAATTATGATAATAAACTTTTTCGTACATATATTAATTGCTTAATCCAATTGAAGAAATGTAGTGAAACGTTTCAACAAATACAGATTCAATTAAGAAATGATTATTTAATAAGAGGAATTTGTGAAAGAGAAGTGGATGAGTTAGTAAGAGGAAGTAAAGAGTATGAAGCGTATTTTCTCCCTAAAGCGTTACAATGGAATTTCCTTAAGAAAAATCCACATTTAATTGAACAAGTATGTGGAGATTTTTTTGCATTTGAGGCATTACATCTTACGGAGATAGAGTGGGAGAATGTGATAAATTGCATGGGAAATAAATAA
- a CDS encoding SWIM zinc finger family protein, which translates to MYAYLLHDITKWIPKYIMDQGYEYYEEGHVDDVEIQGKKIFAFVTGNAGNYEVIIDLEDFTESSCECPYENYCKHMAAVVYDIQGAGESTVKEKLKDLEKEELLTVLNRLLQSSKNMQIVEQMLKKGKL; encoded by the coding sequence ATGTACGCTTACTTATTACATGATATAACAAAATGGATTCCTAAGTACATTATGGATCAAGGGTATGAATATTATGAAGAAGGACATGTAGATGATGTTGAAATACAAGGCAAGAAAATATTTGCTTTCGTTACTGGAAATGCAGGAAACTATGAAGTGATTATTGATCTTGAAGACTTTACAGAAAGTAGCTGCGAATGTCCATATGAAAACTATTGTAAGCATATGGCGGCAGTTGTTTATGATATTCAAGGTGCTGGTGAGAGTACAGTGAAAGAGAAACTGAAAGATTTAGAAAAGGAAGAGTTACTTACCGTATTAAATCGTTTATTACAAAGTTCGAAAAACATGCAAATTGTAGAGCAGATGTTAAAGAAGGGGAAACTTTAA
- a CDS encoding YwiC-like family protein, translating to MKLVIPKQHGAWAMLVIPFLLSVILGKPTMYHVPLFLAWFFIYLATYPFLTYIKQRRKKKYLHAAIVYFIIAFIFGMISLLYEWRILLFVVFMIPLFIVNMYYARQKNERALLNDISAIIVFCIGGLVSYYFSMKLIDKTALFIALISFLYFLGSTFYVKTMIREKNNPKYRLISWGYHILLTIIVFAINPWCSLIFIPSVIRAIMLYGKKISIIKVGVLEIANSVYFLIITAIIMKYAI from the coding sequence ATGAAGTTAGTTATTCCGAAGCAACACGGTGCATGGGCTATGCTCGTTATACCATTTCTATTAAGTGTCATACTTGGGAAACCTACTATGTATCATGTTCCGTTGTTTTTAGCTTGGTTCTTTATCTATTTAGCTACGTATCCATTTCTTACGTACATAAAGCAAAGACGAAAAAAAAAGTATTTACATGCTGCAATTGTATATTTTATCATCGCATTTATATTTGGGATGATTTCTCTATTATATGAATGGCGCATTCTTTTATTCGTAGTATTCATGATCCCATTATTTATAGTAAATATGTATTACGCTCGTCAAAAAAATGAAAGAGCATTACTAAATGACATCAGTGCAATTATTGTTTTCTGTATTGGTGGTTTAGTTAGTTATTATTTTTCAATGAAACTTATAGATAAAACAGCATTATTTATTGCGCTTATTTCATTTTTATATTTTTTAGGAAGTACGTTTTATGTGAAAACGATGATACGCGAGAAAAATAATCCGAAGTATCGCCTTATATCATGGGGTTATCATATTCTATTAACAATCATTGTATTTGCTATTAATCCCTGGTGCTCCCTTATTTTTATACCGAGTGTCATTCGAGCAATTATGTTGTACGGTAAAAAGATTTCTATTATAAAAGTAGGGGTTTTAGAAATTGCTAATTCTGTATATTTTTTAATCATAACGGCAATAATTATGAAGTATGCCATTTGA
- a CDS encoding ECF transporter S component, with protein MSKRYVAFIICIFAVIIGTLLFTTLIMDGYYMLSSLFLLVVIMLPFYIRFERKAFVSREIVLVAVLAAIAAVSRVPFSLLPSVQPTSFVIIVSAIVFGSETGFMIGATAAIVSNIFLGQGPWTPWQMFSWGMIGFIAGLLRNTFLMKKLWGRLLYGLFVGFLFGWIMNLWGLLGFIREATWEAVISYYIASFYFDLSHAISNVIFLLLFSTSWITILTRFKKKYGILDKHNMA; from the coding sequence GTGTCCAAACGATATGTTGCATTCATAATATGTATTTTTGCAGTAATAATAGGCACATTACTCTTTACGACACTTATCATGGACGGTTATTACATGTTAAGTAGTTTGTTTTTATTAGTTGTTATTATGTTACCGTTCTATATTCGTTTTGAAAGAAAGGCGTTTGTTTCACGTGAAATTGTTCTCGTTGCTGTGTTAGCAGCAATTGCAGCAGTTAGCCGCGTACCATTTTCTCTTTTACCAAGTGTACAGCCGACTTCTTTTGTCATTATCGTTTCTGCGATTGTGTTTGGGAGTGAAACTGGTTTTATGATCGGGGCAACAGCGGCCATCGTATCTAACATTTTTTTAGGACAAGGTCCGTGGACGCCGTGGCAAATGTTTTCTTGGGGCATGATTGGTTTTATAGCTGGATTATTACGTAATACATTTTTAATGAAAAAGCTATGGGGAAGACTTCTATACGGATTGTTTGTTGGATTTTTATTTGGCTGGATTATGAACTTATGGGGGCTTCTCGGGTTTATACGTGAGGCAACGTGGGAAGCTGTTATTTCGTATTATATCGCAAGTTTTTATTTCGATTTGAGCCATGCGATTTCAAATGTTATTTTCTTACTATTATTTAGTACGTCTTGGATTACGATTCTTACGAGATTCAAAAAGAAATATGGCATATTAGATAAGCATAACATGGCATAG
- a CDS encoding ABC transporter ATP-binding protein has translation MDMVAHAEINNLSFVYADENEYALQHISLSIQKGEFITLAGGSGSGKTTLLKHFKKELLPIGTRSGEIFYDDVLLEEVPDLLSAQEIGMVFQNPENQLVMDTVIQELAFSLENIGLPSHIIQKRIAELISFLGFQDLLHQSVHTLSGGQKQLVNLAAVLVMQPKLLLLDEPTAQLDPIAAKEFLGLLKRINEELGITIVLSEHRLDEVIPLATRVICMNNGQIVYDGNPKTVIANMWEVEKFRPFIPQIPRLFLEWNAKDIPFTVREAQMKLNNFSEISYVNEPIAQSEKHEVILSAEHISFQYEKNSPLILRDLTVSIEKGKWAALVGKNGTGKSTLLTLLAGLQKARRGKVKWNGKVIHKIDSKERFKSIGYVSQHPYYHFTFDTVWDEVYERARELYGERGKEIAEDVLKQFWLYSLKERHPHDCSGGEQQLLALCTTLLSKPTLLLLDEPTKGLDPWKKERVGELFRKLQKEGTTIVMATHDIEFAAKYVDQCMMLFDGAVIMNDAPKEFFSGNFFYTTSINRFIRKELPYALTWEDVYEACPNDMLHS, from the coding sequence ATGGATATGGTGGCGCATGCAGAAATAAACAATTTATCATTTGTATATGCTGATGAAAACGAATATGCGTTACAGCATATTTCTCTTTCTATTCAAAAAGGAGAGTTTATTACACTTGCCGGCGGATCAGGATCCGGGAAGACGACTTTATTAAAACATTTTAAAAAGGAATTACTTCCAATTGGTACACGCTCAGGAGAAATTTTTTATGATGATGTTTTATTAGAGGAAGTACCTGATTTATTATCTGCACAAGAAATTGGCATGGTATTTCAAAATCCAGAAAATCAGCTCGTAATGGATACGGTCATTCAAGAATTAGCATTTTCTTTAGAAAATATCGGATTACCATCACATATTATTCAAAAACGAATAGCAGAGCTTATTAGCTTCTTAGGATTTCAAGATTTATTGCACCAATCTGTTCATACGTTATCTGGCGGGCAAAAGCAGCTTGTCAATTTAGCTGCGGTATTAGTTATGCAGCCGAAATTATTATTATTAGATGAACCGACGGCGCAGTTAGATCCCATTGCTGCGAAAGAGTTTTTAGGATTGTTAAAACGTATTAACGAAGAACTTGGCATTACGATTGTGTTAAGTGAACATCGTTTAGATGAAGTGATCCCACTTGCTACGCGCGTTATTTGTATGAATAATGGTCAAATCGTGTATGATGGAAATCCTAAAACGGTTATCGCGAACATGTGGGAAGTAGAAAAATTCCGTCCATTTATTCCGCAAATTCCAAGATTGTTTTTAGAGTGGAATGCAAAAGATATTCCCTTTACAGTGCGAGAAGCGCAAATGAAACTGAATAATTTTTCAGAGATATCATATGTGAATGAGCCAATAGCACAAAGTGAAAAGCACGAAGTTATTTTAAGTGCAGAGCATATTTCGTTCCAATATGAAAAAAATAGTCCACTTATTTTACGAGATTTAACTGTATCGATTGAAAAAGGAAAATGGGCAGCTCTCGTTGGGAAAAATGGTACAGGTAAGTCTACACTGTTAACGCTTTTAGCTGGATTGCAAAAAGCGAGAAGAGGGAAAGTAAAGTGGAATGGGAAAGTGATACATAAAATTGATTCGAAAGAACGATTTAAAAGTATTGGGTATGTATCGCAGCATCCATATTATCATTTTACATTTGATACAGTGTGGGATGAGGTGTATGAACGTGCACGTGAATTATACGGAGAACGAGGAAAAGAAATAGCAGAAGATGTGCTAAAACAATTTTGGTTATATTCGCTTAAAGAACGCCACCCGCATGATTGTAGCGGGGGAGAACAACAATTACTCGCGTTATGTACAACGTTATTATCAAAGCCGACTTTATTATTACTTGATGAACCGACAAAGGGATTAGATCCATGGAAGAAAGAACGAGTAGGAGAGCTATTTAGGAAGTTGCAAAAAGAAGGTACAACAATTGTAATGGCAACGCATGATATTGAGTTTGCAGCGAAATACGTTGATCAATGTATGATGTTATTTGACGGAGCAGTTATTATGAATGATGCACCGAAAGAATTTTTTAGTGGTAACTTCTTTTATACAACATCTATTAATCGATTCATTCGAAAAGAGTTGCCATATGCATTAACGTGGGAGGATGTGTACGAAGCGTGTCCAAACGATATGTTGCATTCATAA
- a CDS encoding energy-coupling factor transporter transmembrane component T, whose translation MKISFASLHPFVNFFYYIGVMILCMMCLHPLFLIGAILLIVIINVMQGNSEKIRKMLPSTIVFFFMVILFNSLLTHRGRTTLFWLGDSRIKLEAIMFGVVMGLLLVAIMFTFASYNDIISSHKFLYLFSRISPKVALLTMITVRFVPLFMRRLQKITLVQKTKGVQVDAGSIVERVKNGMQLLQVLLICSLEDALQTADSMQARGFGVTKRTTYIRYRMERRDWYTLSYLTILFIIAIICSTYGGGKLIIYPKVESILFQQYDGVMFGVFMMFISLPIIMEGREWIWWRMQK comes from the coding sequence ATGAAAATAAGTTTTGCTTCTTTACATCCTTTTGTGAATTTTTTCTATTATATCGGGGTGATGATACTATGTATGATGTGTCTTCATCCTCTTTTTTTAATTGGGGCAATACTATTAATCGTTATAATTAATGTGATGCAAGGGAATAGCGAAAAGATAAGAAAGATGTTACCGAGCACAATTGTTTTCTTTTTTATGGTCATTTTATTTAATTCGTTATTAACACATAGAGGTCGAACTACGTTATTTTGGTTAGGTGATAGCCGCATTAAGCTTGAGGCGATTATGTTTGGAGTAGTAATGGGATTATTACTAGTTGCGATTATGTTTACGTTTGCTTCGTATAATGATATTATTTCAAGTCATAAATTTTTATATTTGTTTTCTAGAATTTCACCGAAAGTAGCATTGTTAACGATGATTACAGTGAGGTTTGTTCCTTTATTTATGAGGCGATTACAGAAAATAACACTCGTCCAAAAGACAAAAGGTGTACAAGTAGATGCAGGTTCCATAGTGGAACGGGTGAAAAATGGTATGCAGTTGCTGCAAGTATTATTAATTTGTTCGTTAGAAGATGCATTGCAAACAGCTGATTCTATGCAAGCGCGTGGGTTTGGTGTAACGAAGCGTACGACATATATTCGGTATAGAATGGAAAGACGCGACTGGTACACACTCAGTTATTTAACGATTCTATTTATAATTGCTATTATATGTAGTACGTATGGCGGAGGAAAGTTAATCATATATCCGAAAGTCGAATCTATTCTATTTCAGCAATACGATGGAGTGATGTTTGGTGTATTTATGATGTTTATTAGTCTACCAATTATAATGGAAGGAAGGGAATGGATATGGTGGCGCATGCAGAAATAA
- a CDS encoding DUF4430 domain-containing protein, which yields MSKMKWFISLMLSLGLLAGCEEAAVKPEKKVEPKQEEVAKQEEKKDEATPEEKPEEKQAEQEKNKQDEQKEKQEQKVEEKPKEEKPQAQPEVKKEEKPQEQPVATKQPEQQKAQEEKQQQQQPKAPEVKEEAKVVNQPKETPKQEQKVDPNKEKQVTVPTPPTPVPDPVPPVPDPVIPKPKQVTISVKGDKGYLLGARKMDVQEGDTVYKVLQRTGLDVDAMGSKGDIYVKGINDLYEKDITDTSGWKYRVNGAFPNHSAGVVTVKPGDTIEWVYVLK from the coding sequence ATGAGTAAGATGAAGTGGTTTATTTCTTTAATGCTTTCACTTGGGCTACTTGCCGGATGTGAAGAGGCAGCTGTAAAGCCTGAGAAGAAAGTAGAACCAAAGCAAGAAGAGGTAGCAAAACAAGAAGAGAAAAAAGATGAAGCGACACCGGAAGAAAAGCCGGAGGAAAAACAAGCTGAACAAGAGAAAAATAAGCAAGACGAACAGAAAGAGAAACAAGAACAAAAAGTAGAAGAGAAGCCGAAAGAAGAAAAGCCACAGGCACAACCGGAAGTAAAGAAAGAAGAAAAACCTCAGGAACAGCCTGTCGCTACTAAGCAACCAGAACAACAAAAAGCACAAGAAGAGAAACAACAGCAGCAACAACCGAAAGCACCAGAAGTAAAAGAAGAAGCTAAGGTTGTGAATCAGCCGAAAGAAACACCGAAGCAGGAGCAGAAGGTTGATCCGAATAAAGAGAAACAAGTAACTGTACCAACGCCACCCACACCGGTACCAGATCCAGTACCGCCAGTGCCAGATCCAGTAATACCAAAACCAAAACAAGTCACGATCTCAGTAAAAGGTGATAAAGGGTACTTATTAGGTGCGAGAAAAATGGATGTACAAGAAGGCGATACTGTTTATAAAGTATTGCAACGTACAGGTTTAGATGTGGATGCAATGGGCTCTAAAGGTGATATTTATGTAAAAGGTATTAATGATTTATATGAAAAAGATATTACAGATACTAGTGGATGGAAATATCGTGTGAACGGTGCGTTTCCAAACCATAGTGCAGGTGTAGTAACAGTTAAACCAGGAGATACAATTGAGTGGGTGTATGTATTAAAATAA
- a CDS encoding DUF4430 domain-containing protein, translated as MAMLKKWLLTSLMAVTLVFVSFANTVHITFAEGNTAKLAIIGESQKGIMLCPKEEQIADGETALSLLQKVMGDKVESETMSFGTYVKGIDGLMAGATSGWTYDVNDTSAQVGADSYKLKSGDVVVFRFVADWSNMSQETLQQTLDKFGTCKTVEEPKTDDPKQEKPEEPKTDDPKQEKPEEPKTDDPKQEKPEEPKTDDPKQEKPEEPKTNDEKVEQPKQENIQVPAAQVNDAISKTSEKMLQDGIESDWVALGLSRSGKNVPIEAKLNYVKSVTEKVEKRINRFSATDLARTIIMMNAMQADPTKVGEHNLVQKLYESDKVNSVTGYTFALLAFDTKKYEVPVNSKWNRVALVDALLNAQHTDGGWTYDSASSKDSASSVDVTGMVLSALAPYQDRPDVKPAVEKAVAYLYKEQLENGGFSADGQENSNSVAQAIIGLSLVKDADQNRLHKAVQNLLSYQLPNGEFKWLPSDQNGSGMATEQAFLALLQFKDIGKSIYDWSNVSVPEVDQKSNVDSENVVVEKEVTEQPEEQKQETKDDNLKVVVDNEPVKSKKSGNGSTLPKTGASSHSAATEVGMGVLCIASAYVLWRRKAA; from the coding sequence ATGGCAATGTTGAAAAAATGGCTGCTTACATCGTTAATGGCAGTTACACTTGTATTTGTTTCTTTTGCGAATACAGTACATATTACGTTTGCTGAAGGAAATACAGCAAAACTTGCAATTATTGGGGAATCACAAAAAGGCATTATGTTATGTCCGAAAGAAGAGCAAATTGCAGATGGGGAAACAGCTTTAAGTTTGCTGCAAAAGGTTATGGGGGACAAAGTAGAATCTGAAACGATGTCGTTTGGAACATATGTAAAAGGCATCGACGGTTTAATGGCCGGGGCTACAAGTGGTTGGACGTACGATGTAAATGATACATCTGCACAAGTTGGGGCAGATAGTTATAAATTAAAGTCTGGAGATGTTGTTGTCTTTCGTTTTGTTGCAGACTGGAGCAATATGAGCCAGGAAACATTACAGCAAACATTAGATAAATTTGGTACTTGTAAAACTGTAGAAGAACCAAAGACAGATGACCCAAAACAAGAAAAACCAGAAGAACCAAAAACAGATGATCCAAAACAAGAAAAACCAGAAGAACCAAAAACGGATGATCCAAAACAAGAAAAACCAGAAGAACCAAAGACAGATGATCCAAAACAAGAAAAACCAGAAGAACCAAAAACAAATGATGAAAAGGTAGAACAACCAAAGCAAGAGAACATTCAAGTTCCAGCAGCGCAAGTAAATGACGCAATCTCTAAGACATCTGAAAAGATGTTACAAGATGGAATTGAAAGTGATTGGGTAGCTTTAGGCCTTTCTCGTTCTGGAAAGAATGTTCCAATTGAGGCGAAATTAAACTATGTTAAGTCAGTAACTGAAAAAGTAGAAAAGCGCATTAACCGTTTTTCAGCGACAGATTTAGCTAGAACAATTATTATGATGAATGCAATGCAAGCAGACCCTACAAAGGTTGGCGAACATAATTTAGTTCAAAAATTGTACGAATCAGATAAAGTGAATTCTGTTACAGGTTATACATTTGCTTTACTTGCATTTGATACGAAGAAATATGAAGTGCCAGTGAATTCAAAATGGAATCGAGTTGCTTTAGTAGATGCACTTCTAAACGCACAACATACAGATGGCGGCTGGACTTACGATAGCGCAAGCAGTAAAGACAGTGCTAGTAGCGTTGATGTAACAGGTATGGTTTTATCAGCATTAGCTCCTTATCAAGATCGACCAGATGTGAAGCCAGCTGTAGAAAAAGCTGTTGCCTATTTATATAAAGAACAACTAGAAAATGGTGGTTTTTCTGCTGATGGACAAGAAAACTCTAATAGTGTTGCGCAAGCAATTATTGGATTATCACTTGTGAAAGATGCAGATCAAAATCGACTACATAAGGCAGTGCAAAATCTACTGTCATACCAACTTCCAAATGGTGAATTTAAATGGTTACCAAGTGATCAAAACGGTAGCGGAATGGCTACAGAGCAAGCATTCTTAGCTTTACTTCAGTTTAAAGACATTGGAAAATCGATTTATGATTGGTCAAATGTATCTGTTCCTGAAGTCGATCAGAAATCAAATGTAGATTCAGAAAATGTTGTAGTAGAAAAAGAAGTTACTGAACAACCAGAAGAACAAAAACAAGAAACGAAAGATGACAATTTAAAAGTTGTTGTCGATAACGAACCGGTTAAAAGCAAAAAATCCGGAAACGGTAGCACACTACCGAAAACAGGAGCATCTTCTCATAGTGCAGCTACAGAAGTAGGTATGGGTGTATTATGTATCGCTTCTGCATATGTATTATGGAGACGTAAAGCAGCTTAA
- the rraA gene encoding ribonuclease E activity regulator RraA, giving the protein MWKTTDLCDGFEKELQICRQSFRSFGKKEQFYGKIATVKVKDDNVLVKEGLQTLPEGTVLVVDGGASTNCALLGDNLAAIAEERKLAGIIVNGYVRDSSELKNINIGILALGTMPNRSVKEGKGEQNISLQFGQVEWKPNEYVYADEDGVIISEKSLHL; this is encoded by the coding sequence ATGTGGAAAACTACGGATTTATGTGATGGGTTTGAAAAGGAATTACAAATATGTCGCCAGTCTTTTCGATCTTTTGGGAAGAAAGAACAATTTTACGGGAAAATTGCAACGGTGAAAGTGAAGGATGATAATGTACTAGTGAAAGAAGGATTGCAAACACTACCAGAAGGAACGGTATTAGTTGTTGATGGCGGCGCGTCTACGAATTGTGCGTTACTGGGCGATAATTTGGCAGCTATTGCGGAGGAAAGAAAGCTGGCAGGAATTATTGTGAATGGATATGTTCGTGATTCTAGTGAACTAAAGAATATTAACATTGGTATTTTAGCGTTAGGAACGATGCCAAATAGAAGTGTAAAAGAAGGAAAAGGCGAGCAGAATATTTCATTGCAATTTGGACAAGTAGAATGGAAGCCGAATGAGTATGTGTATGCGGATGAAGATGGCGTCATTATTAGTGAAAAGAGTTTGCATCTTTAA
- a CDS encoding YfcC family protein: MQLHTEVKKQQSKRKFKMPDAYVLLFFIALLCAIATYFVPAGEFKRVTNGTVTTTIPGSYHSVPQSPVGFVSFFTAIEKGMTLAAPIIFLILFTGGAIAILEKTGALDGLIYHVINKFRNQQLLFICIVAALFSILGTTGIIVNSVIGFIPIGIIVACTLKWDAIVGVAIIYLGTYAGFNATILSPSPLGISQKIAELPMFSGIGLRTAIYISFLIATILYINWYVKRLKKTNKGSILGDNWFPSNALSSEKEIEKTEVPWTIRHKLILLVSALSLIVFLIGAFRLHWTDAEMTTTFIFIAITAGIIGGMKANDIASTFLAGCQNLIYGALIVGMARCISVILEQGKLLDTIVNQLAQSLEGQSPVFSVIGMYVSSAALHFLISSGTGESVIFIPILAPLADFMHITRQVTVQAVMLGEGVVNCLNPTSGVLMGVLAASGISYGKWIRFMAPLAFIWFMIGLIFLIIGVNIEWGPY, from the coding sequence ATGCAATTACATACCGAGGTAAAAAAGCAGCAGAGTAAACGAAAGTTTAAAATGCCTGACGCGTACGTACTATTATTTTTTATTGCCTTACTTTGTGCCATTGCTACCTATTTCGTTCCTGCTGGAGAGTTTAAAAGAGTTACAAACGGCACTGTTACAACGACAATACCAGGAAGTTATCATTCTGTTCCACAATCGCCGGTAGGATTTGTTTCTTTTTTTACCGCTATTGAAAAAGGGATGACACTTGCTGCTCCGATCATCTTCTTAATTTTATTTACAGGTGGAGCCATTGCCATTCTTGAAAAAACAGGCGCTCTTGACGGTTTAATCTATCATGTTATTAACAAATTTCGTAATCAGCAATTACTTTTCATTTGTATTGTCGCCGCACTCTTTTCTATTCTCGGAACAACTGGCATTATCGTTAACTCAGTTATTGGTTTTATCCCCATCGGCATCATCGTTGCATGCACATTGAAATGGGATGCTATCGTCGGCGTAGCAATTATTTATTTAGGCACTTATGCTGGTTTTAATGCTACTATATTATCTCCCTCACCTTTAGGCATTTCACAAAAAATCGCAGAACTTCCGATGTTTTCAGGGATTGGTTTACGCACAGCAATTTATATCTCTTTTTTAATTGCCACGATTCTTTATATTAATTGGTATGTAAAACGCTTAAAAAAAACGAATAAAGGAAGCATACTCGGAGATAACTGGTTTCCAAGTAATGCTCTTTCAAGTGAGAAAGAAATAGAGAAAACTGAAGTTCCTTGGACAATACGTCACAAATTAATTTTACTCGTTTCAGCTTTATCCTTAATTGTATTTTTAATAGGCGCTTTCCGTCTACATTGGACAGACGCAGAAATGACCACTACTTTTATTTTCATTGCAATTACAGCGGGAATAATAGGTGGCATGAAAGCAAACGATATCGCTTCTACTTTTCTAGCAGGCTGCCAAAATCTCATTTACGGTGCTTTGATCGTCGGAATGGCTCGTTGTATTTCAGTCATTCTAGAACAAGGCAAATTACTTGATACAATTGTTAATCAACTCGCACAGTCTCTCGAAGGACAAAGCCCTGTATTTAGCGTTATCGGCATGTATGTAAGTAGTGCTGCATTACATTTCCTCATTTCATCTGGGACAGGAGAATCTGTTATTTTCATTCCGATATTAGCTCCACTTGCCGATTTCATGCACATTACACGCCAAGTTACAGTACAAGCTGTTATGCTTGGCGAAGGAGTAGTGAACTGCCTCAATCCAACTTCCGGTGTTTTAATGGGCGTTCTCGCAGCGAGCGGCATTTCTTACGGAAAATGGATTCGCTTCATGGCTCCACTTGCATTCATTTGGTTTATGATCGGACTTATTTTTCTTATTATTGGCGTAAATATTGAGTGGGGACCGTATTAA